One segment of Anser cygnoides isolate HZ-2024a breed goose chromosome 5, Taihu_goose_T2T_genome, whole genome shotgun sequence DNA contains the following:
- the FKBP3 gene encoding peptidyl-prolyl cis-trans isomerase FKBP3, with product MAAAAAPAQPWSAEELRSEALPKKDIIKFLQQHAAQAFLAEHRLLGQVKNVAKTANKEQLIAAYTQLFHTQRFRGTDGAEPAAEQAKPAKAEEAKERAAKPEEAREEGPPKYTKSVLKKGDKTNFPKKGDTVHCWYTGKLQDGTVFDTNVQTGSKKKKAAKPLSFKVGVGKVIRGWDEALLTMSKGEKAQLEIEPEWAYGKKGQPDAKIPPNAKLFFEVELVDIE from the exons atggcggcggcggcggcgccggcgcAGCCCTGGAGCGCGGAGGAGCTGCGGAGCGAGGCGCTGCCCAAGAAGGACATCATCAagttcctgcagcagcacgcGGCGCAGGCG TTCCTGGCCGAGCACCggctgctggggcaggtgaAGAACGTGGCCAAGACGGCGAACAAGGAGCAGCTGATCGCGGCCTACACGCAGCTCTTCCACACGCAG CGCTTTCGGGGCACGGACGGCGCGGAGCCGGCGGCGGAGCAGGCGAAGCCGGCCAAGGCGGAGGAGGCCAAGGAGAGAGCGGCGAAGCCCGAGGAGGCCCGGGAGGAG GGGCCGCCGAAGTACACCAAGTCCGTTCTGAAGAAGGGCGACAAAACCAACTTCCCGAAGAAGGGGGACACCGTGCACTGCTGGTACACGGGGAAGCTCCAGGACGGAACAGTCTTCGACACCAACGTTCAAACAG gttcaaagaagaaaaaagctgccAAGCCTTTAAGTTTCAAAGTTGGCGTAGGAAAAGTTATCAGAGGC tgggATGAAGCTCTCTTGACGATGAGTAAAGGAGAGAAGGCTCAACTGGAAATCGAACCTGAGTGGGCGTATGGCAAGAAAGGGCAGCCTGATGCAAA GATTCCACCAAatgcaaaacttttctttgaAGTGGAATTGGTGGATATTGAATGA
- the PRPF39 gene encoding pre-mRNA-processing factor 39 isoform X2, translating into MQGPLRFEDQDSARGDQNIAMFYPTSTRMVYRRGLQAIPLSVDLWIHYINFLKDTLDPDDPETNNTIRGAYEHAVLAAGTDFRSDRLWEMYINWENEQGNLREVTSIYDRILGIPTQLYSHHFQRFKDHVQNNLPRELLTSEQFVQLRRELASANGHSGEDVSPGDDLPSGTEDITDPAKLITEIENMRHRIIEIHQEMFNHNEHEVSKRWTFEEGIKRPYFHVKPLEKAQLKNWKEYLEFEIENGTHERVVVLFERCVISCALYEDFWIKYAKYMENHSIEGVRHVYSRACTIHLPKKPMVHMLWAAFEEQQGNIDEARRILKTFEECILGLAMVRLRRVSLERRHGNMEEAEHLLEEAIRNAKSVSESSFYSIKLARHLFKVQKNLPKARKVLSEAIEIDKENTKLYLNLLEMEYSGDLKQNEENILSCFDKAVNGELSIKMRITFSQRKVEFLEDFGSDVNKLLDAYDEHQALLKEQDSLKRRAENGSEEPDEKKMLTDDPTMASAQMMDGDMQVNQAAYNYNAWYQYNYQNAWNYGQYYSPST; encoded by the exons ATGCAGGGACCGCTGCGCTTTGAAGATCAAGACTCTGCACGTGGAGATCAGAACATTGCCATGTTCTATCCAACCTCCACCCGAATG GTTTATCGCAGAGGGCTTCAGGCAATTCCTCTTAGTGTCGACCTTTGGATACATTATATAAACTTCCTAAAAGACACCTTGGACCCCGATGATCCTGAAACTAACAATACGATTCGAGG AGCCTATGAACACGCAGTCTTAGCTGCTGGGACAGATTTCCGTTCTGACAGACTATGGGAAATGTATATAAACTGGGAAAATGAGCAGGGAAACCTGAGGGAAGTTACATCCATATACGATCGCATCCTTGGAATTCCAACACAGCTCTACAGTCATCACTTCCAAAg GTTTAAAGACCATGTACAAAACAATTTGCCACGAGAACTTCTAACTTCTGAGCAGTTTGTTCAGCTGCGCAGAGAACTAGCATCTGCGAATGGCCACAGTGGGGAGGATGTGTCACCTGGAGATGATCTGCCCTCCGGTACTGAAGATATAACTGACCCTGCCAAG CTAATCACTGAAATAGAAAACATGAGGCACAGAATCATTGAGATTCATCAAGAAATGTTCAATCACAATGAACATGAAGTCAGTAAGAGGTGGACATTCGAGGAAGGG ATAAAGAGGCCTTACTTTCATGTAAAACCTCTGGAGAAAGCTCAGCTGAAAAACTGGAAAGAGTACTTAGAATTTGAGATAGAAAATGGAACTCATGAGCGAGTTGTGGTCCTCTTTGAAAGATGTGTTATTTCATGTGCCCTCTATGAGGACTTCTGGATTAAG TATGCCAAATACATGGAGAATCATAGTATTGAAGGAGTGAGGCATGTCTACAGCAGGGCTTGCACAATAcatcttcccaagaaaccaatGGTTCACATGCTGTGGGCTGCCTTTGAGGAACAGCAGG GCAACATCGATGAAGCAAGAAGAatcttgaaaacatttgaagaatGTATTCTAGGTCTAGCTATGGTTCGCTTGCGAAGAGTAAGCTTAGAACGCAGACATGGAAACATGGAAGAAGCTGAACACCTGCTTGAAGAAGCCATTAGGAACGCTAAGTCAGTTAGTGAATCGTCATTTTATTCCATCAAATTAGCTCGGCACCTCttcaaagtacagaaaaatcTTCCAAAGGCAAGAAAAGTGCTGTCAGAAGCCATAGAAATTGACAAA gaaaatacaaaactgtATCTCAACTTACTTGAAATGGAGTACAGCGGTGATCTCAAGCAAAACGAAGAAAACATCTTGAGCTGTTTTGATAAAGCTGTTAATGGTGAATTGTCTATAAAAATGAGGATTACGTTTTCTCAGAGAAAAGTGGAATTTCTTGAAGACTTTGGTTCTGATGTAAACAA GCTTTTGGATGCCTACGATGAACATCAAGCACTTCTGAAGGAGCAggattctttaaaaagaagagcGGAGAACGG GTCAGAAGAGCCAGATGAAAAAAAGATGCTCACAGACGACCCGACTATGGCATCGGCACAGATGATGGATGGGGACATGCAGGTCAATCAGGCAGCGTATAACTATAACGCCTGGTATCAG TACAATTACCAGAACGCGTGGAATTATGGACAGTATTATTCTCCTTCAACTTGA